From a single Brassica napus cultivar Da-Ae unplaced genomic scaffold, Da-Ae ScsIHWf_1092;HRSCAF=1556, whole genome shotgun sequence genomic region:
- the LOC106428355 gene encoding uncharacterized protein LOC106428355 yields the protein MANIERAFGVTNIKHRIPLVLDLDVFNYDAWRELFLTHCLTFDLLGHVDGTSVPTDDDDLAWKKRNGLVKLWIYGTLAPPLFKSSFKTGGSARDIWLRRENQFRNNKESRVIQLDNDLRTKEIGDQSIHEYSQSLISIADLLENVKAPVSDKILVMYMLSGLNEEFDHIINVIKHQKPFPTFEESRNMLELEETRLKKPIKGSSSHSNAASSSSALVATVPHNKSADINQRQQHNNRGNRRGGRGRGRYNYNQ from the coding sequence ATGGCAAACATTGAGAGAGCCTTCGGAGTGACGAACATCAAACACCGTATACCTTTGGTGTTGGATCTCGACGTGTTCAACTATGACGCGTGGAGAGAGCTCTTCCTCACCCACTGCTTAACCTTTGATCTTCTAGGACACGTCGATGGAACCTCCGTACCGACCGACGACGATGATCTCGCCTGGAAGAAGCGTAACGGCTTAGTCAAGCTTTGGATCTACGGTACGCTTGCCCCGCCACTCTTCAAGTCTTCTTTCAAAACTGGTGGTTCAGCAAGAGACATATGGCTCCGGAGAGAGAACCAGTTCAGAAACAACAAGGAATCTCGGGTGATCCAGCTCGACAATGATCTTCGAACCAAAGAAATTGGAGATCAATCAATCCATGAGTACTCACAGAGTCTCATATCCATTGCTGACCTGTTGGAGAATGTTAAGGCTCCTGTCAGTGACAAAATTCTCGTTATGTACATGCTCAGTGGACTTAATGAGGAGTTTGATCACATAATAAATGTGATAAAACATCAAAAGCCATTTCCGACATTTGAAGAATCTCGCAATATGCTAGAGCTGGAGGAAACACGCCTCAAAAAGCCAATCAAGGGGTCTTCTTCTCACTCCAACGCTGCTTCATCTTCATCAGCCCTCGTTGCAACGGTTCCTCACAACAAATCAGCGGACATCAACCAAAGACAGCAACACAACAACCGCGGCAATCGCAGAGGCGGTCGAGGACGGGGACGCTACAACTATAATCAATGA